The Chitinispirillales bacterium ANBcel5 DNA segment TGAGTTAGCATTACTGTCTGTTTTAATGTTAAGAGGTCCTCAAACGGTAGGTGAACTACGCGCAAGAACAGAAAGAATGGTTAAGTTCACATCACTCGATGAAGTAGAAAATGTTTTGCAGGTACTGTCAGGAAAAGAGGGTGGTCCCTTTGTACAACAGATAACCCGAAAAGCAGGGCAAAAAGAGAATAGGTATGTTCAGCTGTTTAGTGAAGAAGAGGTGGGTGAAATCTCACAGGAAAACCAGCTTACTGACATGGAGAGTGCTGATGTCCAGCCACGTCTAAGCGATAGAGTGGCACTACTTGAAGGGGAAGTAAATGAACTTAGAAACGAAATGGCCATCATAAAGGAAGATTTTAATGAACTTAAAAGGCTATTAGAGTAGTATGGAAAAGTTCAATAGTACTGCGAATCCAAAAAAAGTATTAATGATAATCAATTTCACTTGAGTGTACTTTAGCACAAAAGTATATTGTTTATTCTTATTTTAACACAGGATTCTTGAAAAATGAGGACTGGAAGAGCAAACAGTATGGATACAATCCCTAAGAAGCATATTTATACCTCTTCAGCTTTGCTAGGTATCTACTGTTTGCTTTCAGTATTTGCCTTTTTTCCAGCTTTTCATACTAGTTGTCATTACAGTCTTTCTAAGTCGCATATTATTGAAAATAAAGACGGACATGTTCTTTGTGCTCCCGATCATTGTCATCAGGATATTGATGAAGAAGACCATTTATGCAGATGGCAGATAAAAAGATCTGATACAAGTGAGTATAACACCTTCCGTGTTTTAACAGGAAATTTTGTATTATCAATTTTATCCACTAAATACGATCAAATTTCATTCGTAAGAATTAACCTTCCAGATTCCCGGGCCCCCCCTGTTTTAGGCTTTAAAGTCTAACCAGTTTGTTAAAAAGCCGTTTTTTGCTATAAGAAATTAGATCGATAGTATAACTATTGTACTTACATAATTAGTATATAGTAAAGGATAATTATATGTTTGGTAAAATAAATGTGTTTAGAGTCATGTTTTTTGCATCATCAGTTTTGCTGATAAGTTATTCTTTGGTTTTCTCCGGAATGGGACTTGCCAGTACACCAATGAACCTTGGTGGTGCCCTTGATATAGTTGTAGAAATCAATCCTGAAGACTTCTCTGAGAGTGAATTTGAACTTCGTGCTTTTGAAGTGAATTTTGGTGCTGCGGTAGATCCATATTTTGATATGCTAGCAACCCTGGCTTATCATGAGGGA contains these protein-coding regions:
- a CDS encoding YceH family protein, whose amino-acid sequence is MEHKLTPVEVRILGSLVEKELTTPEYYPLTLNSLVSACNQKSNRHPVMSLSSKEVENTLEDLKDKRMVWQMSLAGSRVPKYEHNLKSLYSFDDNELALLSVLMLRGPQTVGELRARTERMVKFTSLDEVENVLQVLSGKEGGPFVQQITRKAGQKENRYVQLFSEEEVGEISQENQLTDMESADVQPRLSDRVALLEGEVNELRNEMAIIKEDFNELKRLLE